The Bacillota bacterium genome segment CTATATGTTACTTTACAGGAGGAATTGGCAGGTAGCGGAAGAAAAGGAAGGCGGGGAGGTGGCACGGGCTAAGGCGGGGCGATAGATTTGCGGGTATTTGGTTGACCGGTTGGGTTGAGAAGGGAAAAATGAGGGAAGGGGAAATTTCAAAATTCAGGCGGCATCCGTTTATGGCAAGACTTGGTGAATTAAAGAACTAAAGTGAACGAGGAGGTATTCAGATGAAGTCGGTTAAGAAAAAATTGAGCCTTTTGCTCGTGCTCGTCTTATTAGTAAATATGCTGTTGCCAGGCATGAGTGCGCTTGCTGCTGAAGCAAATAATTCTGTTGTTCCGACTGAACTGAGTAATGCAAGCAACGAACATATACTGTCTCCTGGTTTTTATAACAATATATTAGAAATTAGTGAACAGGATAAAATGGAAATACAAAGGTTTTTAAAAGAACGGGAAAATGTGCATGAGACCTTAAGAAACGAAAGAGGAGCAGGATACGTATGCACAGCAGCTGCACCGGCGGTGGTAGCAGTATATTTTATTCCAGGAATAGGAGAAGTAGCTCTTTTAGCAACGGGAGCAATTGTTGTTGGAGGCATTACGTATTACGCCGGATCGTGGATGTATAACAAAATTATGCCATATATTATTGGGTTTCATATACCAAAAAGGCTGATGAAAAATGGTAATACGGTAGATTTAAGCAAGTTTAATAAGAAGATTAGAGGTAAACAAGCTTACAAAGAGGACGGTGGGTGGTATATCGAAAAAGACACAGCCGGGCATGGAGGAAGTAAATGGAAATTAAAGAAACCCAATGGAGAGAGAGTTGCTTCTCTTGACGAAAAGGGGAAAATTTTAAGGAAATAAGGGGGGTTGTCAGTGAGCATAAATGAGGTGTTTGGAGACGGTAAGAACATAGAAGCCTTTCTGGAACAACTGGAAGAGATAATCCAAGAAGACAGATACTATCTCATAGACATACTGCCCATGACCGTTCAGGATCCAGAAAAGTACAGTCAGTTTGAGTTGGTGTGGGAGTACATAGTAGAAGAGCCCGCGAAACAAAAAGTGTTTCTGGCCGAAGAAGACAAGTTTGTGAGTCTTTTTAAGAAGGTGTGGTTGTACAATAAGACGAAGGCATATGTGTACGAATCTGACCGTTCTGAAGAAGCACTTCTCAATCTGATACATAAGGATGCGGAAACTTTGCGCTGGATAAAGGAAAGCGAAGATAAAACGAGGTTGATAACAGATGTAGGAGAGCTAGAGTTGCTAGTTCGGTTAGGAACAAGAGATATAGTAGACAGCATCTTGGTTTTCGAAGACATGGAAATCGTTTGTTGGTCAGGAGGAGGGTTGGCATGGCCTATCTATGTTAACAAGCCGGATGTAATAGAACTGGTAAAAGAAATGGCCAATGTAGAAGGGCTTTATTTATACAGGAAAGCATAATATGGATGTTTTAGCAAGAGGAATACAAATACAGAGTGAGTCAAGAGGTTCCGGTTGTTTTTCCTTCCCAGAAGTGGGGCTAGATGGCATCCTTATTTTTGTTTGCCAGCATAGCAGTGAGATCAAAGACAGGCCATTGGAGAATTTAATAAATGGCTGGGGCGGTCCGAATACGTGCTACATTAGAGGTGTACACTTCTCCTCGGCTCAATTTCAAAAGTAATTTGAGAGGAGTGATTCTGTGAAAACGAAAGCGGCACTGCTGTTAGTTATATTTACGGCAGTGGCCCTGGCATTAGGATGTGTGAAAAACGCGACCAACGAATCCAGGAAGAACCCGCCGGCAACGCAAGGTGGGAGCGAGCTTGCGCCAGTAGCAAAAAGCGGGGAGCACGAAAATTTTAAGATTCTCGAGAAGCGCCTGACGGCAGAGGATATCGCTGAGTGCAAGCGAGTCATTGAAAAACATTTCGAGGCTCTGAAGAAGCATGATGTTGAGTTGCTCGATTCTACGATGTACAATCCCACCGGCGTCAAAACGGGACCCGACGACCCTCAAATTTTGCGGATAAAAGAGGCTAAAGTCTACCGGATCAACGAGAATCCCAGGTGGTTTAGCTTAGAAAGCTTGCAGGGAGCAGGAATTTCCCGGCTATCCGGCAAGACCTGGTATAAGGTTGCCATACTAAATGTCGATCGACTGCTGGTCCTGGCCTACGAAAACTCAAAGGAAGTCTGGCGTAACGAAAGCAACGTCGACTACATCCTGGTCAAAGAAAAGCCGGAGTCGCCTTGGGTTATTTTAGACGCTGGTAGGTAGTTGCAGCAGATCGTTGAAATCCGTGGCGGCAGCTTGCTCAGGAGGGGCTTCCCCTCCCTTCGTTCCATTTTCGGGGAGGAATTGTGAGATGAGCTGTTTATTGCCTAGAAGATTGTTGCTCATTTTCTTTGGCCTTGCCTTTCTCTGCTCTGTTGCGGTGGCCGCGGATTTGAGTGGGTGCCGCGGCGCACAGAAAGGGGCGGCGGCCTTATCTCGAGAACGTAAAAAGTTTTGTGTAAATGGTTAAACTTAACACAAAAAGGAGATGACCATTTATGCAAGACTTGAAGGACAAAACCATTAGGGAACTGGCGAAGGGCTGCCGAACTGTCGATGATGTTCATGAGATGCTCAAGAATTTATTCAAGGACACCATACAGCAGATTCTTGAGGCTGAGA includes the following:
- a CDS encoding DUF4829 domain-containing protein, with product MKTKAALLLVIFTAVALALGCVKNATNESRKNPPATQGGSELAPVAKSGEHENFKILEKRLTAEDIAECKRVIEKHFEALKKHDVELLDSTMYNPTGVKTGPDDPQILRIKEAKVYRINENPRWFSLESLQGAGISRLSGKTWYKVAILNVDRLLVLAYENSKEVWRNESNVDYILVKEKPESPWVILDAGR